A section of the Enterococcus montenegrensis genome encodes:
- a CDS encoding 3'-5' exoribonuclease YhaM family protein produces the protein MKKLKDLAVDEEFQAFLLIKNADVRLAKNGKKFIAFTFQDTSGTIDGKFWDASEEEINKFEAGKVVALQGKRELYNGNPQVKIIHLRLARADEPSEPTQYMERAPLKKEEMEEEINQTLFEIINPHWNRIVRFLLNKYQKEFFDYPAAKRNHHAFAGGLAYHTVSMLRLAKAIVKEYPELNPSLLYAGVILHDLGKVIELSGPMSTEYTLVGNLVGHLVLVDEEITKACIALKFEENEEDIVVLRHMVLAHHGLLEYGSPVRPRIMEAEILHQIDNLDASMQMMLTSLRQTQPGNYSDRIFGMDNRSFYLPKDV, from the coding sequence ATGAAAAAATTAAAAGATTTAGCCGTGGATGAAGAATTTCAAGCCTTTTTGTTAATTAAGAATGCCGATGTGCGTTTAGCCAAAAACGGTAAAAAATTTATTGCATTTACTTTCCAAGATACATCTGGAACGATTGATGGTAAATTTTGGGATGCTTCTGAAGAAGAAATTAATAAATTTGAAGCAGGAAAAGTGGTTGCACTACAAGGAAAACGCGAATTGTACAATGGCAATCCTCAAGTGAAGATCATCCATCTGCGTCTTGCTCGCGCTGATGAACCCAGCGAACCAACGCAATATATGGAGCGAGCACCACTTAAAAAAGAAGAGATGGAAGAAGAGATCAATCAGACCTTATTTGAAATTATCAATCCCCATTGGAATCGAATCGTCCGCTTTTTGTTGAATAAATATCAAAAAGAATTTTTTGACTATCCAGCAGCAAAACGCAATCACCATGCTTTTGCCGGTGGTCTAGCTTATCATACGGTTTCGATGTTGCGCTTAGCCAAAGCCATCGTTAAAGAATATCCAGAGTTGAACCCATCTTTATTATACGCAGGCGTCATTTTACATGACTTAGGAAAAGTGATTGAGTTGTCGGGCCCAATGTCAACAGAATACACGCTCGTGGGAAATTTGGTTGGACATTTGGTGTTGGTGGATGAAGAAATTACGAAAGCCTGTATTGCTTTGAAATTTGAAGAAAATGAAGAAGACATTGTGGTTTTACGCCACATGGTCTTGGCCCATCACGGTTTATTAGAGTATGGGTCACCTGTTCGTCCCCGCATTATGGAAGCAGAAATTTTACATCAAATTGATAATTTAGATGCCTCCATGCAAATGATGTTGACTTCTTTGCGCCAAACACAACCGGGAAATTACTCTGATCGCATTTTTGGAATGGACAATCGCAGTTTTTACCTACCCAAAGATGTGTAA